CCGGCGGGCGATGCCCGGGACCCGCGCCCACGTGCACGAGCCGGACGATGCCGGCCGGATCGATCAGCACGTCGCCTCCCTGCTGCACCGGATCGGCGGACGGCCAGCGCGGAACACGTCCCCGCACCGCCTCGCGGACGTAGGCGAGAAGCGCGGACGGTCCGAGCAGGTGCCGCCAGCGCGCCCGGCCCATCCCGTACGCCTCGTAGAGAGAACGCGACTCGTCGCTGATCACCGGCCAGCGCGTCCCCGTCTCCTCGACGTATGCGCGCGCGGCCCGCTGTGCTTCGAACGTCACGACGAGCACCCGGATGCCGAGTGCCTCGATCTCCCGCTCCGCCTGCTGCAACTGCAGCAGATGCCTCCGGCACGGCAGTCAGCGGAGATGCCGGTGCAGCATCAGCAGCAGCCACGCGCCGCGGCAGGACTCGAGCGAGTGAACACGCCCGGCCGCGTCCGTCAGCCGGAAGGGAAACGC
Above is a genomic segment from Acidobacteriota bacterium containing:
- a CDS encoding redoxin domain-containing protein encodes the protein MPCRRHLLQLQQAEREIEALGIRVLVVTFEAQRAARAYVEETGTRWPVISDESRSLYEAYGMGRARWRHLLGPSALLAYVREAVRGRVPRWPSADPVQQGGDVLIDPAGIVRLVHVGAGPGHRPPVERLLAARRAADR